One genomic region from Nitrososphaerota archaeon encodes:
- a CDS encoding transposase yields the protein MSPGYRRDAYRDAIDKVRAEHANVIKSPHGTVECPRCGTRQVLTDTPGMRRCLKCGFEFNRMT from the coding sequence TTGAGTCCCGGATATCGACGCGACGCTTACAGAGACGCCATCGACAAGGTGCGGGCTGAACACGCGAACGTCATCAAATCTCCCCATGGGACTGTCGAGTGCCCGAGGTGCGGCACCAGACAGGTGCTCACCGACACTCCGGGGATGAGGCGGTGCCTGAAGTGCGGCTTCGAGTTCAACCGCATGACCTAG